A part of Ammoniphilus sp. CFH 90114 genomic DNA contains:
- a CDS encoding DUF5348 domain-containing protein translates to MGRWGKMSYDSQANRWIIHHQGHLYPLRGGEWFGLSIGKHSIPCQLEMDIEWCIVMQGVRFYLRMGDIYKVEI, encoded by the coding sequence ATGGGGCGCTGGGGAAAGATGAGCTACGATTCGCAGGCTAACCGGTGGATCATCCACCATCAAGGTCACCTATACCCTCTTCGTGGCGGAGAATGGTTCGGGCTTTCGATTGGTAAACATAGCATTCCATGCCAACTAGAGATGGACATAGAATGGTGCATTGTCATGCAGGGAGTTCGATTTTATTTACGAATGGGAGATATCTACAAAGTTGAAATTTAA
- a CDS encoding ExeA family protein → MYESFYGLSRTPFSRDIPTGELYESMVLEETLGRLEYAAERKWFAVITGECGTGKTTTIRRYAQTLDTSRLRVLYLSDSKLTPRHFYKGLLEQLGCEAKFYRGDAKRQLHREIELMQGIHRLHPVVVVDEAHLLDREMLEEVRFLLNVKMDAQSPMALILVGQSELWDRLQLQAYAAIRQRIDVQCKLTHYDRAEVEAYMKRHLAYAGATHDIFSEAAIHDIYQFSSGSARLINKVCTHCLMYGAQNGHRIIDDHMVKRVIQGELS, encoded by the coding sequence ATGTATGAGTCGTTTTATGGGTTAAGCCGAACGCCGTTTTCTCGAGATATCCCGACCGGAGAACTCTACGAATCGATGGTATTGGAAGAAACGCTAGGCCGGTTGGAGTATGCAGCGGAACGAAAATGGTTTGCCGTGATCACAGGCGAATGTGGAACGGGAAAAACAACCACCATTCGTCGTTACGCCCAAACCCTAGATACCTCCAGGTTAAGGGTATTGTACCTATCCGACTCCAAGCTGACCCCTCGTCATTTTTACAAAGGGTTACTAGAACAACTTGGTTGTGAGGCCAAATTTTATCGCGGAGATGCCAAACGTCAACTTCATCGAGAAATTGAGTTGATGCAAGGAATACATAGGCTACATCCCGTTGTCGTGGTCGATGAGGCCCACCTTCTCGACCGAGAAATGCTAGAAGAAGTCCGCTTTCTACTTAACGTGAAGATGGATGCTCAGAGTCCGATGGCCCTTATTCTGGTGGGTCAGAGTGAGTTATGGGATCGTCTTCAATTGCAAGCGTATGCCGCGATCCGTCAACGGATTGATGTCCAATGCAAGCTCACTCATTACGACCGTGCTGAAGTTGAAGCCTATATGAAACGGCATTTAGCCTACGCCGGCGCCACCCATGATATTTTTTCAGAGGCAGCGATTCATGACATTTACCAGTTTTCCAGTGGTTCGGCAAGACTCATCAATAAAGTGTGTACCCATTGTCTCATGTATGGTGCACAGAATGGTCATCGAATTATTGACGACCATATGGTCAAGCGGGTCATTCAGGGAGAGTTGTCCTAA
- the istA gene encoding IS21 family transposase, translated as MTFEEKKEVFWLVQDYRKKGWTITAIAEELNISWPTAKKYCEKVPEKQTRPKRGSKLDPYKEYIQMRIQEGTTNCEVLLEEIKARGYTGGKTLLKDYVQPFRKAPQKQAIPRYETEPGEQAQVDWMDCGIRLFNGKKKRVYGFLMTLGYSRKKYLHFVVNMKMDTFLRCMRQAFEYFGGVPKRVLFDNMKTVVQKRLQKQVILTSVFTDFAQYYGFQVDLCQPGKPRTKGKVENAVKYVRSNFLQRKHEPNLEAWNRDALQWLQQVANAKPNSTTGVAPDTRFLDEQKSLLPILNIAPYAVAKWEKRVVYNGYITVNNKKYSIPYDASLKEVRIKWIQPDWFEVWDHERKLTEYTLNEDPNKKVIYRPEHIPKVKGAPEQGDLGLATSPHVQKAPTVETRSLEYYERFREEGFPYAVS; from the coding sequence ATGACCTTCGAAGAAAAGAAGGAGGTATTCTGGTTGGTGCAAGATTATCGAAAGAAAGGCTGGACTATTACGGCTATTGCTGAAGAATTAAACATCAGCTGGCCAACAGCCAAAAAGTATTGTGAAAAGGTACCGGAAAAACAAACCCGCCCTAAAAGAGGCAGTAAACTCGATCCGTACAAAGAATACATACAAATGCGGATTCAAGAAGGAACGACGAACTGTGAAGTACTCTTGGAGGAGATTAAGGCTCGTGGTTATACAGGTGGGAAGACCCTATTAAAGGATTATGTGCAGCCTTTTCGAAAAGCTCCGCAAAAACAAGCTATCCCCCGTTATGAAACGGAACCGGGTGAACAGGCTCAAGTAGACTGGATGGATTGTGGGATTCGCCTTTTTAATGGAAAGAAGAAACGAGTCTATGGTTTTCTTATGACACTAGGCTATTCTCGAAAGAAGTATCTTCATTTTGTGGTCAATATGAAAATGGATACATTTCTGCGCTGCATGAGACAAGCCTTCGAGTACTTTGGAGGAGTTCCCAAACGAGTTCTTTTCGACAATATGAAAACCGTGGTTCAGAAAAGGTTACAAAAACAGGTAATCCTCACATCTGTATTTACGGATTTTGCCCAGTATTATGGGTTTCAAGTGGATCTCTGTCAGCCGGGAAAACCCAGAACGAAAGGCAAGGTAGAGAATGCTGTTAAGTATGTCCGCAGTAACTTCTTGCAACGGAAACATGAACCCAATCTGGAGGCTTGGAATCGAGATGCTCTTCAGTGGTTGCAACAGGTAGCCAATGCAAAACCGAACAGCACAACGGGTGTAGCTCCGGATACCCGCTTTCTCGATGAACAGAAATCCTTACTACCCATACTGAACATCGCCCCTTATGCGGTGGCAAAATGGGAAAAACGAGTCGTCTATAACGGTTATATTACAGTAAATAACAAGAAGTACAGTATCCCTTATGATGCCTCCCTTAAAGAAGTACGAATCAAATGGATTCAACCTGATTGGTTTGAGGTATGGGATCATGAAAGGAAGTTGACGGAATATACCCTAAACGAGGACCCGAACAAAAAAGTCATTTACAGACCGGAACACATCCCTAAAGTAAAAGGAGCTCCTGAACAAGGGGACCTAGGTTTGGCGACCTCCCCTCACGTTCAAAAAGCTCCGACTGTAGAAACTCGCTCTCTAGAATACTATGAAAGATTCCGAGAGGAGGGTTTCCCTTATGCAGTGTCTTGA
- a CDS encoding ATP-binding protein has product MQCLDQLQERCLQLGWKSIAHQLDTILEDASVNSISYADFLGSLLSYEESSKKESSWNRRVKKAGFSYVKTLSEFDFNAQPTVDERRIRDLLARSFYRDGTNLLFLGPPGVGNYRKK; this is encoded by the coding sequence ATGCAGTGTCTTGATCAATTACAAGAGCGATGCCTACAACTAGGATGGAAGAGCATTGCTCATCAATTGGATACCATCTTAGAGGATGCATCTGTAAATAGTATATCATATGCTGACTTCTTAGGCAGCCTGCTATCCTACGAAGAGAGCTCCAAAAAAGAATCATCCTGGAACCGTAGAGTGAAGAAAGCTGGGTTTAGCTATGTAAAGACACTAAGTGAATTCGACTTTAACGCTCAACCCACTGTAGATGAGCGAAGGATACGTGATTTACTAGCCCGGTCGTTTTACAGGGATGGAACCAACCTTTTGTTTTTGGGTCCACCGGGAGTTGGAAATTATCGAAAGAAGTAA